From Micromonospora rifamycinica, a single genomic window includes:
- the selD gene encoding selenide, water dikinase SelD: MTDRVRLTEYARGGGCACKIPPGELEAMVAGLGPATGSAELLVGLDHGDDAAVVRLDERTGLVTTADFFTPVVDDAYDWGRIAAANALSDVYAMGGTPLVAINLLCWPRDVLPLELAREVLRGGQDVAREAGCHLAGGHSVDDDGPKYGLAVTGLVRPDELITLDAGRAGLPLSLTKPLGVGVLNTRHKATGEVSAEAVASMTTLNRDAARAAVAAGIRCGTDVTGFGLLGHASKLARASGLTVALDATRVPYLPGARAAVRDGHVSGGTRRNLDWVRPWTDFGSTGEADRLLLADAQTSGGLLVAGEVPGGTVIGELLPRGASMVVVR, from the coding sequence ATGACCGACCGGGTCCGCCTGACCGAGTACGCGCGTGGTGGCGGCTGCGCCTGCAAGATTCCGCCGGGGGAGCTGGAGGCGATGGTCGCCGGGCTCGGCCCGGCCACCGGCAGCGCCGAGCTGCTGGTCGGCCTGGACCACGGCGACGACGCCGCGGTGGTCCGGCTGGACGAGCGGACCGGGCTGGTCACCACCGCCGACTTCTTCACCCCGGTCGTGGACGACGCCTACGACTGGGGGCGGATCGCCGCCGCGAACGCCCTGTCGGACGTGTACGCCATGGGCGGCACCCCGCTGGTCGCCATCAACCTGCTCTGCTGGCCCCGGGACGTCCTGCCGCTGGAGCTGGCCCGGGAGGTGCTGCGCGGCGGTCAGGACGTGGCCCGGGAGGCCGGCTGCCACCTGGCCGGCGGGCACAGCGTCGACGACGACGGCCCGAAGTACGGGCTGGCCGTGACCGGGCTGGTCCGCCCGGACGAGTTGATCACCCTGGACGCCGGCCGGGCCGGCCTGCCGCTGTCGCTGACCAAGCCGCTCGGCGTCGGGGTGCTCAACACCCGGCACAAGGCGACCGGTGAGGTCTCCGCCGAGGCGGTGGCGTCGATGACCACGCTGAACCGGGATGCGGCCCGCGCCGCCGTCGCGGCCGGCATCCGCTGCGGCACCGACGTGACCGGTTTCGGGCTGCTCGGGCACGCCTCGAAGCTGGCCCGGGCGAGCGGGCTGACCGTGGCGCTCGACGCCACCCGGGTGCCGTACCTCCCCGGGGCACGGGCGGCGGTCCGGGACGGGCACGTCAGCGGCGGCACCCGGCGCAACCTGGACTGGGTGCGCCCGTGGACCGACTTCGGGTCGACCGGCGAGGCGGACCGGCTGCTGCTGGCCGACGCACAGACCTCCGGCGGGCTGCTGGTCGCCGGTGAGGTGCCCGGCGGCACGGTGATCGGCGAGCTGCTGCCCCGGGGCGCGTCGATGGTCGTGGTGCGCTGA
- a CDS encoding amino acid ABC transporter ATP-binding protein, producing the protein MDDVATGEPLIVLDKVNKWFGPLHVLDDVSLSVGKGEVVVVIGPSGSGKSTLCRTINRLEPINDGTITFDGQPLPAEGRALAKLRSEVGMVFQSFNLFAHKTILENVTLGPIKVRKEKPAAARERGLALLDRVGIANQADKYPAQLSGGQQQRAAIARALAMQPKAMLFDEPTSALDPEMVGEVLDVMTSLAGEGMTMVVVTHEMGFARHAANRVIFMADGQLVEDAPPTEFFANPRSERARDFLSKILTH; encoded by the coding sequence GTGGACGACGTGGCGACCGGCGAACCGCTGATCGTGCTGGACAAGGTCAACAAGTGGTTCGGCCCCCTGCACGTGCTCGACGACGTGTCACTCTCGGTGGGCAAGGGTGAGGTCGTCGTGGTGATCGGGCCGTCCGGGTCCGGCAAGTCGACGCTCTGCCGGACGATCAACCGGCTGGAGCCGATCAACGACGGGACGATCACCTTCGACGGGCAGCCGCTGCCGGCCGAGGGCCGGGCGCTGGCGAAGCTGCGCAGCGAGGTCGGCATGGTCTTCCAGTCGTTCAATCTCTTCGCCCACAAGACCATCCTGGAGAACGTCACCCTCGGGCCGATCAAGGTCCGCAAGGAGAAGCCGGCCGCCGCCCGTGAGCGCGGCCTGGCCCTGCTCGACCGGGTGGGCATCGCCAACCAGGCCGACAAGTACCCGGCCCAGCTCTCCGGCGGCCAGCAGCAGCGGGCGGCGATCGCCCGCGCGCTGGCCATGCAGCCCAAGGCGATGCTCTTCGACGAGCCGACCAGCGCGCTCGACCCGGAGATGGTCGGCGAGGTGCTGGACGTGATGACCTCGCTGGCGGGCGAGGGCATGACGATGGTGGTGGTGACCCACGAGATGGGCTTCGCCCGGCACGCCGCCAACCGGGTCATCTTCATGGCCGACGGGCAACTCGTCGAGGACGCCCCGCCGACGGAGTTCTTCGCCAACCCGCGCAGCGAGCGGGCCAGGGACTTCCTCTCCAAGATCCTCACGCACTAG